From the Plasmodium brasilianum strain Bolivian I chromosome 7, whole genome shotgun sequence genome, the window CTCCATTTTTTAGGGCATTAACTGTAGTACCAACTTTAACATGAATACTCTCTTTAGGctctgttttttctttttctttctctcTCCTATTAATAACTTTATGAACTAGTAAAGAATTAGCAGCCATTTCTCTTTCTATATTACTCTTTTGATCATTCAGTTCctgtattattttcttattatcttttattaaattatccATATTACTAATTAAGTTATTTACATAACCAAGTACTTTAACTCCAtcttcaatatatatttttccagATTTATATTCACTGGAATTATCATCTTCAGAAATTTTGTTGAATACTGAATccatttcttcctttttcttttttatctgtTGCAATACACCATTAAgtactttaaaaatatcttcTATCTCCTCATTGTCActaataatatcatttaataCATTATCTATATCATCAACAGAACTGTAATTTTTCGGTATACCTTTTCTTTCTTCGTGATTTTTGGtcaacttttttattttttcatctattttatgatgttttacattttctgTTACAATACTGTTAATATCATCTaacatttcttttatttggTTTAATTTCCACTGTTCTTTTAACTCACTTAACTGagattctttttttttttttatttcttcaaaaATTTCTCTAATATTCTTCTTCATAAGATTAATATTTAACAATATACTctcattttgtattatattatttaatatcttCCCATATTCgctttttgaattatttaacTTCCTTGTAATTTCTTCTACGTTAGTAGACATTTTATGTGCCATATCTTTATTTACATCCATTATATTGGAATTGTTTTCTCTTTTGAAGATGTCTACTTCATTCAGTAATATATCTGCTCTATCCATTAAACGGGTGATGTGCTCTTTGTATTTTTCcacattaattatataattgtcattattattgttttcaaaagcttctaattttttcatttcagattcaatattattatatatttcgttAGCCTCTTTTATAGAACCTGGAGAATATTTATGAcaagttttattaaaatgaagttctttctcttttatattattataaatattttttaactgttTTTCCCTTTCCAAGAAATCTTtctcttttgtttttgtcATATTCCTATGTAGTTCTAGTACCGGATTAAAAGCATCACAactattttctatttcttttaatttaattatactcatattttcataaatattatctatttctgttttttctcttttcattttgttataaAGCTTTACCATATTATGAATACCCTTATCTGCAATACTAATGTCTGCACTTGGATCAAAGGCATATAATATgctttttatatctttaatgGTTCCTCTAACTTCCACTTCCTGTTGCTTAAACTTCTTAGAATTCTCATCTGCACTTTCAACAATACTAGTTCCATTATTAATTGAAAGATTCCTATcatagaatttttttaattcagaAACAAAATCACTGgtagaagaaaaattttttttaacaaatatcATAAAGTTTTCAgtattttccttttgtttTCTAATTATCATTAAGTACtttgatattttattatttaaagtaCTGCTAATCAAAGATATCCAATGCGTCTGACAACTTTTTCCTAACTGTAATAATTCTTCAAAAGTAGAATTGATTTCTAAAAGTCTACTATCTATAGTGTTTAGTTCTTTGCTAACTGCATCAATGTCCACATtgcattttttcattttagtAATATCGTTTGCGTTTTCCTTCGAAGGTTTAACCAGTTcttctaaattatttaaagaagATCTGAAATTTTGcaatttattttccatttctttGAAAAGAGATtccttttccatttttccttttttatcctgatatataattgtaatattttttaaattttcatattcatcTCTACCTTCTAATATATCACCATAATTTTCATGCTGGCattttaattcttcaattttttttaatttatacaatGCATCCTTTATACTCCTCGAAACGATAACttctttactttttgtttcatctatttttttgttgcAATTATTCCTTAGTTTTATTGCATAATAAATATCATTAGCTTGTGTTATCAACTTTTCACTTgctatttgttttttcattatattgtCCGAATATCCTTCAATACACTTTAAAATAACAATTGCttcctttattattttaaagatatCAGATTCTATGTTTGTTTTTAAAGTTGGTCTTTCCAAATTTATATCTAaatctaattttattttattttcatcattcaAAAAATGATTTGCTACTTCAATCatgttttcatatatttttttcgcCTCCCTGTTATGATAAGCGTGTCTTGTTTCTTTCGTTTcattaacattatttattgaatagtttaaaatacttaaactcttatttatatcatttagtTCTTTTAAACTATTAACACTTTTCTCAATGTTCTccttatgtatattaattctTGAATGATCATTAgtaatatattccttttcaGCATTCaactttttcttcatatcaTTTAATAATCTTAATGAttcctcttttttaatatcatacAATAGTGTTTTTGCCTcctcttctttatttctaaGTTTCTCTTCTTCTATTTGCGCTTGCGCTCTTAATTTTTGTGCGTCATTACATGTTACAGAATTATCATTAACTTTAGATTCATAGCTAATTATTGTATTAAAAGAATCATTAAAATCTGTATGAAatctattaatttttgttctgtaattatttaaattattagttATATCATATCCCTccaatttaaatttaacaaaaatggATGTAGAAGGGTCTATCaatgaatttatttcatCTCTAGTTAGTTCAAAATTTTGCTTTCTCACATGAGCATTTTCCTTGATCTTCTTTAACAATCCATTTTCATagtcttttttatatttatttagttcattttctataaaaattatttttttacttatttcgttcagctttttttcttcaccGTCTATAAGatttttttcagttttaattttttccaaatttttctcataatttgttttgtcattttttagATCCTGTAAggaatttttcttatttaattcaGGGATGGATAAAATTGATTCCATTGATTTATTAGcagtatttataaaattatctttgttaatttttatattttctaaatttaatAGAAGGTTGTCCAACTCTTTTCTATAATTCTGTATTTCTAAAAATGATTCCATTGAAATTTCATTAAGCTGTTCACCTTCCTTTATTTCAATATTGAACTGTTTCTTCAGTTCagttattttttccttattcttATCTAGTTCTTCCCCAATCGTAGAGcctacattttttatttgttctattACTTGTTGTATTTCATCATTTAGTTTTTCGCATTTTGTCTTCACTTCCTTAATTAAGGAGTCATTAAAAAGATTATTTATGTCATCGGTAAACTTTGAAATTgatttataacttttttcaGTTTCCTTTTCGTAATGAACAGCTTCAAGTGAAGCTTGTTGAGCCTTGCTAACCTTATCATCTACTTCCCTTATATCAATATTTGATCTCCCCTGTTTTTCACCAttatccttattttttaaatattcaatataattttttccattcttCGTATTCTCAAAATGtgttaaacatattttattatattttttggagtcttctaaaaatatgtgggcatcttcttttatttttgaaatttcattttttattttctcaatttcttttactttattgTCAATTTTACTGTCGTCTAAATCTTTActaatttcttcttttaatttatgtgcCTTCTCAAACTTTTCCTTTACTCTTTTCTCCTCATCCACTGTTTTATCATATACTTCTTTTGTTAGATTGCTCTTCTTATTAGCTTCTTCCATGTTCACTTTAATATATTCCATAGTACTATCAAAACTTGAAGATATTAACAGATTATTAATGCCTTTAAGTTCAAGCAACACATTATTTATGTTACCATTTTCTTGGACACTTCTTTGCAAATTTATGTTAACATttcctttaattttacttatttctTCAAAGATTACGACATTCTGTGATTTACTCTTTAATTTAGTGGATTCTTGTTCAATATCTTTTATTACAACCTCGTATTTTTTAGCATTCTCAAAATGTTCCTTACACTTGCTTAAAGTTACTTCATCTTTTTCTGCACCGTGCGTGTTACTTATTAtatcttctattttttctttaagaGAATTAATTTCTTCCATACTCTTTtgagatttatttttttcaattccTATCTTtcctaaaatatattcaattaaATTTCTCTCATacaatatttctatattgtTCGTATCTTTATATGCGACCTTCAATTCATTTTCCGTTCCTGATTTTATGTCaccaaaaattttatttaattcttcataaataattttcatgtcattctttattttatttaaatgttcaatgtcattttccttttcttgagccctcttttttaaattactagaattattttctaatttaatCATTTCTCCTTCATATCTATCaaccaatttttttatttctctaaTTGATGTTCTTACAAcctgtatttttttctcattctctaagtttataacatttttgtaCGCTTCATTGACTTCAataacatttaatttttcttctatgTTTTTTACAGATTTTAAAATCTCCTTCTCTTcatgctttattttatcaattGCATTTCTAATAAGACTGTAAATAGATTCTATATAGATAGtggaattatttttaaataatgtaattttatttttatttaatatttcataataaacatttaattcattaaactttgttttaatttcttcCAATTTATTAGTTTCTGTGAAAACATCTTGTAAATgatattcttctttttcttcgtGAACAGATATTTTGGATTTTGAGTACAAGTTCTTTAAATCTGTTAATTTTTCTACTAAGTCATcaatttcattttgttttaatttattatctaGATTACTTAATttaacatttaaattttccacAAGAGTTTTAATTATATCCTTCCCTATAACTTTATCATCTTGAGTTACACCGATTTCCTTTTCCACTTCTTCCCTTAATCTTTtggcattattttttaaaagttcaGCTGCtccattattttcatcaCATTGATTTATATTCTTATTCAATGTACTAAGTGAAATTAACTTTTTAGTTATACTTTTAATGCTTATTATGTCATTTTCTAACGCATCAGTTTTACGTTTAAAATCGTTTTCCAATTCAAGTACTTGTTTATTCATGTCtacattattaattttatcttttaaagctttaatattttcaactCCCTTTTTGTCTTCATTTAtgttgaaatatttttcaacaAAACTGTAAAAGTTTAAGTGCGGATTCGCAGTGTTTATTAGGtcctttatattattaatttttctagatatttcatcttttttcttaGCAAAAGTATCCTGAAGCTTATCGAGCTCTGCTtggttttttgttttttctagATCATTTGTATCTACATGAACACTACTGAAGTATTCATTTTCTCTCTTCAATAAACTATctctatatttttgtatcttTTCTCCTTCTCTTTTGTATTCTTCAAGACTAATCAGGAGCTCTTGGTGTTCACTATTAAATGtactaaaaaattttgcCAATTCTTTTTGTAGATtttcaatttctttttttacaatttcttttttaatattttcagcAATAGTTACCTGTTCCTTCATTTTATCATGCAATTCCTTCATTTTATCGTCActgataaaatttattttatcaaacTTATTTCTAATATCTTGTAGATGATTCTCTATAACTTCAGAAGCCATATCttcaaaagaaatattttttttttgattcaCAAATTCTTCAGTTGATTCAATAAGTCTATTtatgttatcattatttaaagaTTTAAATAGAGAATTCATATCATCTCTAgttttatctattttatttttaaattcattctCATTCTTATTTGGTATTATGGCAAGCAATTCATCACTCGCTGTAATTTCCACATTTCCTTTATCTTTTAACGCTGCAACTTCCTTTAAATTATTCTGTTTTTTAGTTATATGTTCTAATTTGTCTTTAAtttcttctatatttttatctctGTTATCgtctatatttttcattttatttatttcattcttAACTTCTTCAAATTCTACATATGCTTCTTCAAATTCTTTTTTGagatttttaattttttcataaaatttctttGCTGTATCAAAACTTTcactaataattttttcatccgccttaattttaattattatttctaaaaacaattttgcttttaatacattatttgGAAGTAATTTCCTTTCACGTAAATCTTTTTCGTATTCAgcttttaaatgtatataaatacgcttatatttttgagaaatgaaatcattataatttactatatcatcattaatataatattgataAGATAAAAATTCATCCAGCtcataaatttttagatttatattttcgtCTAATCCTTTAATCATAGAAtcatataattctttatttttatcatacatattttttacataatttgtTATTTCTTCTGAATTTTTTCGAATTTCGTGAAACTCCAAATCATCAAGTAAGGTTTTAATAAGTGATTCAGtttcattttgtaatttctCTATAACACTAGTAAATAATTTGTTAGAACTTGTTACCTTTGTTTCATATATCTGTGTTATTGGTTCATTGAACTTATGTATATGACGAAAAAGGCAGCTATTTCGTATTAGTGTTTTCAGTTTTTCTGTAAATTGTTTTGAATCTATGGGCTCCTTaatcttctttatttctaagaaaaaattagttaAATCGTTAATTAGAGTACTATTAATAAGATATATTTCcgaaatttcttttatttcttctccTAGTAATTGCAAGGTATTAATACTTTCCCTCATATCATTGTTTTGTTGATTACTATATTGTAGTATCATATCCAAAAAAGAGAAAtcattaatacttttttcaaGAACTACATGTCCTTTGtttccataatttttaatatctaataaaattttttcgaCAAGATCATCATACTTCGCTATATAAGTACTACAATTCTCTGTACAATATGATTCTTGCAAAAGAGCATGTCCTTTATTTCTAACTTCATCCATTTTAggcttaatatttttataataattatttaatttattatgatATAGTTCTCTTTTCGATTCAAGTTCTATTGACTtttcttctaattttttttccatagaATCCTTTTTaggatattttatttcatgttctaattttatcaattccattttttctgttataCACGTTTTTACAAGGTTACTTAAAATATCAGAATATTcatcaattatttttttaaattcttcaTTGTAATACTTAGAGTATGATGTATTCCCTGGAATCAGATCCAAAATATccttaaaatattgtaaatcAATAAAATCAATTTCCATGTCAATAAATGGATTAAATACCGCATGTTGATCCATCTTATCATATAAACTCTTTCTTATATTATAAGCCTCTTCCTCATTGTGAATAAAGGATTTTgcaatataattcttttcgTTGTTTATTTCTccctttatattattattttcattagaattatatagactatctttttttatataaacatgatttgataaattttttccaaTATTAGAACCTTTTAAGTTCTCAAAAGATATATCATTTGATGAATGTGCTACTACTACATCTTCGCTTTGTACATTATCGATATTTCTAATATTCCCTTTTTCACCTagaaaattcatattttttatatatatttttttctctctgtTATATTTCAATTTGTTAGCTTTCTTTGAATTATAATCCAAACTATAAAAGTCTAAATTCCCATCCTTTCCCTTTATATCTTCTAAAACATTTTCTccatttgttattattaaatttttaatgaaaaaaaaaaaaaaaaactgtttTATATTCCTAAATCTAGTTTGacccttaaaaaaaaacattttttttttatttttttggtatCAGTTAAATTTGTGTAACATCAAATATTCATCcgaaaaaaagtataaagcACATGGaaacattaataaataaaaaaaaaaaaaaaaaaaaagtaaaagtcCCTAATTAAAATaggattattattttactgtttattaaataaagaaaacattTGATTTTTAATACAATTCTTTTTAGatttacatattttgctTCAGAAAATGTTATTTAAACTAAACTttaaagagaaaatttttttctttagtaccaatataataaatatgtaggcgttttattaattagagttagaaaaataataacgtGTAAAACAATAAAGTCATTTATCGTAGTGTCTTATAGAAAAGGACCTTAATTTTatagggggaaaaaaaataaattatttccataatttttttcagaaTATAAGAATAGTgcttaacaaatatattgtttatatatactttcatatattagcttatattattattcgggtttttctttttgcaaGTGCAATTTAGAATTATATAGGAAACTAATTGGGTGTGATAGATTTCCATTGTTATGGTGATCTAAACTTTTTATCCTTACCTCATTAGAACACAAGTAACGataaaaatagatattacgcaaaaattttttacctGATATTTACACATCCAATATTGcgattataattaaataataaaatgtgttattattttttgtaactggttgtacacatttttttctattattttttactgaTTTCGGTACATTATATttccataaaaataaaaacaattttatgttatcaatttcaaattaaatagatgcaattatcattatctctatattaataatgtgaAATTGATCTCATTTGAGAAGTGCAATGTcacattattactatttcaTATACATCTTAAAATTTAggcatttttaaattatacatatatatataatattgtctcaattttctttaatctcagaatttttctttgttaATTTATTCTCTCAAATCACcaattaagtaaaaaaatttgtgtgCACACattcatatacacatatcaatgtataataacatgtgaacaaaaaaaaaattttaaaggtTGCCTCTAATTTGGAACCTTTTCGATAGTAcgtgaaaaaaatttcaaattttttttttttaattttttattttacccttaaataattatataatttaaaagtaacaaacaaaagcttttttttttcttttttttataacaatcTCAATTTTAATGTACCTTTTTAGAATAAcataacaatttaaaaaaaaaaaaatttgttataaCGAATTTGCAAAATAGTTTTTTAACCACGTAAATAATTAGTTTAACtgtcaaaaataaaaattacctTCAATTATGAGAACGCAAAAGTACATACGCTTATTAGTATATTAGTTCttattaaacattttataattgtaCCATGCTCACAATCATAGCCTTTTTTTTGGAGTACGTGGAAAATTAACTTTTTATCTATAATAacagaacaaaaatataattttttgatagTTCTgagttttataaaaaaaattagtatggtaaaagtaaaataaattgataaaataatacaatgtATAAGATTTTCCACAAGGGAACCTTTGCAATCGTTCCATATATCcagtatttaaaaatgattaattAATTGGTTGATTTATCTATTTACCTATCCATATTTTTAACTActcatatttgtttttaatattctctacaaacaaattaaatatatcattttccatatatcattttaaagAGTCAAAAATAGTATACCTTATTTAAGCGTGTACTTATAGAAATACGATTTTTACGGTTCTTGCGTGAtcaataaatttatgtaattctAAGCCCCATGAATAACAttattactttaaaaaatatttttgtattattagcTAGTTCAATTTTAAAggatttatttatattatatacttaatatttattcttcataaggtgatataaataaaaacgttTAAATACAATGACATCATAACTCTACTATATAGAAGAATTCCTGTAAGTTTCAGAAATggcatatacaaataattatcaatacatataaacatacatacacatatagaTAAGTGtgtattaaattaaaattaaagtcGACAAAAACGTAatgttaattaaaaaaatattcaaacatttattatcagatattaaaaataatgaatgaaCTAGTGGGAAAAAATGTgaattccttttttgttaAGAGAATAACTACATTTTATGATAAACAAcgtattgtttttttctcacatatttaaataatatatatatataaattctacaaaatatttgaacatatgaaatgattatttttaaaaaattatataaaaaataattcacaaaaaagtggctatttttactaaaattgtgcaaattaaaattttttttttcttttctttttttttgaaagtaTTAAGGTCTCCTTAAGTATAATG encodes:
- a CDS encoding reticulocyte binding protein 1a, translating into MFFFKGQTRFRNIKQFFFFFFIKNLIITNGENVLEDIKGKDGNLDFYSLDYNSKKANKLKYNREKKIYIKNMNFLGEKGNIRNIDNVQSEDVVVAHSSNDISFENLKGSNIGKNLSNHVYIKKDSLYNSNENNNIKGEINNEKNYIAKSFIHNEEEAYNIRKSLYDKMDQHAVFNPFIDMEIDFIDLQYFKDILDLIPGNTSYSKYYNEEFKKIIDEYSDILSNLVKTCITEKMELIKLEHEIKYPKKDSMEKKLEEKSIELESKRELYHNKLNNYYKNIKPKMDEVRNKGHALLQESYCTENCSTYIAKYDDLVEKILLDIKNYGNKGHVVLEKSINDFSFLDMILQYSNQQNNDMRESINTLQLLGEEIKEISEIYLINSTLINDLTNFFLEIKKIKEPIDSKQFTEKLKTLIRNSCLFRHIHKFNEPITQIYETKVTSSNKLFTSVIEKLQNETESLIKTLLDDLEFHEIRKNSEEITNYVKNMYDKNKELYDSMIKGLDENINLKIYELDEFLSYQYYINDDIVNYNDFISQKYKRIYIHLKAEYEKDLRERKLLPNNVLKAKLFLEIIIKIKADEKIISESFDTAKKFYEKIKNLKKEFEEAYVEFEEVKNEINKMKNIDDNRDKNIEEIKDKLEHITKKQNNLKEVAALKDKGNVEITASDELLAIIPNKNENEFKNKIDKTRDDMNSLFKSLNNDNINRLIESTEEFVNQKKNISFEDMASEVIENHLQDIRNKFDKINFISDDKMKELHDKMKEQVTIAENIKKEIVKKEIENLQKELAKFFSTFNSEHQELLISLEEYKREGEKIQKYRDSLLKRENEYFSSVHVDTNDLEKTKNQAELDKLQDTFAKKKDEISRKINNIKDLINTANPHLNFYSFVEKYFNINEDKKGVENIKALKDKINNVDMNKQVLELENDFKRKTDALENDIISIKSITKKLISLSTLNKNINQCDENNGAAELLKNNAKRLREEVEKEIGVTQDDKVIGKDIIKTLVENLNVKLSNLDNKLKQNEIDDLVEKLTDLKNLYSKSKISVHEEKEEYHLQDVFTETNKLEEIKTKFNELNVYYEILNKNKITLFKNNSTIYIESIYSLIRNAIDKIKHEEKEILKSVKNIEEKLNVIEVNEAYKNVINLENEKKIQVVRTSIREIKKLVDRYEGEMIKLENNSSNLKKRAQEKENDIEHLNKIKNDMKIIYEELNKIFGDIKSGTENELKVAYKDTNNIEILYERNLIEYILGKIGIEKNKSQKSMEEINSLKEKIEDIISNTHGAEKDEVTLSKCKEHFENAKKYEVVIKDIEQESTKLKSKSQNVVIFEEISKIKGNVNINLQRSVQENGNINNVLLELKGINNLLISSSFDSTMEYIKVNMEEANKKSNLTKEVYDKTVDEEKRVKEKFEKAHKLKEEISKDLDDSKIDNKVKEIEKIKNEISKIKEDAHIFLEDSKKYNKICLTHFENTKNGKNYIEYLKNKDNGEKQGRSNIDIREVDDKVSKAQQASLEAVHYEKETEKSYKSISKFTDDINNLFNDSLIKEVKTKCEKLNDEIQQVIEQIKNVGSTIGEELDKNKEKITELKKQFNIEIKEGEQLNEISMESFLEIQNYRKELDNLLLNLENIKINKDNFINTANKSMESILSIPELNKKNSLQDLKNDKTNYEKNLEKIKTEKNLIDGEEKKLNEISKKIIFIENELNKYKKDYENGLLKKIKENAHVRKQNFELTRDEINSLIDPSTSIFVKFKLEGYDITNNLNNYRTKINRFHTDFNDSFNTIISYESKVNDNSVTCNDAQKLRAQAQIEEEKLRNKEEEAKTLLYDIKKEESLRLLNDMKKKLNAEKEYITNDHSRINIHKENIEKSVNSLKELNDINKSLSILNYSINNVNETKETRHAYHNREAKKIYENMIEVANHFLNDENKIKLDLDINLERPTLKTNIESDIFKIIKEAIVILKCIEGYSDNIMKKQIASEKLITQANDIYYAIKLRNNCNKKIDETKSKEVIVSRSIKDALYKLKKIEELKCQHENYGDILEGRDEYENLKNITIIYQDKKGKMEKESLFKEMENKLQNFRSSLNNLEELVKPSKENANDITKMKKCNVDIDAVSKELNTIDSRLLEINSTFEELLQLGKSCQTHWISLISSTLNNKISKYLMIIRKQKENTENFMIFVKKNFSSTSDFVSELKKFYDRNLSINNGTSIVESADENSKKFKQQEVEVRGTIKDIKSILYAFDPSADISIADKGIHNMVKLYNKMKREKTEIDNIYENMSIIKLKEIENSCDAFNPVLELHRNMTKTKEKDFLEREKQLKNIYNNIKEKELHFNKTCHKYSPGSIKEANEIYNNIESEMKKLEAFENNNNDNYIINVEKYKEHITRLMDRADILLNEVDIFKRENNSNIMDVNKDMAHKMSTNVEEITRKLNNSKSEYGKILNNIIQNESILLNINLMKKNIREIFEEIKKKKESQLSELKEQWKLNQIKEMLDDINSIVTENVKHHKIDEKIKKLTKNHEERKGIPKNYSSVDDIDNVLNDIISDNEEIEDIFKVLNGVLQQIKKKKEEMDSVFNKISEDDNSSEYKSGKIYIEDGVKVLGYVNNLISNMDNLIKDNKKIIQELNDQKSNIEREMAANSLLVHKVINRREKEKEKTEPKESIHVKVGTTVNALKNGEEHPGKHKEGEIRSHNNLMHGNTIREQVETMGKKHKESQKDVGYHKIDGASTSSDSEHTNKEKQQEKIIVAHGRVDVPESAELRSNNNNIEANTLEEQKLIKEKVATKDIRDDINIDNHTKNETQTLSVSNVSETHETKDNNKDHSSSSDEKNQSMPKSLFERINYAEGIIIGLSIFAAMGMYIVNIKYAEENEDNAFDEHIVFNVTNSSYNQNKEEIIDVSFVGYEDD